CATGCCTGTTGCTGGCCGCGGCCGTCACAGGGGCGGTGGTGGGCTACCGGCGCAAACTCCGGCACCGGGACGCGCAGCTGAGCGAATACCTCACGCTGCTGGAATCCTACCGGGAATCGCACGACAGCCTCACCTCGCGGCTCGATGCCTCGAACGAGCGCGAGGCCGCCGTCAAGGCTTCGCTCGAGGGGCGGTTCGCCCTGCTGCGCGACATCGCCGCAACCTATTACACCTATGGCGAAGGGGAACGGCTGGCGAGGAAGGTGAAGGAGCTGGCTCTGAGCCCGGCGATGCTCGCGGACATCGTCCGCATGGCAGACCTCTACAACGACCGGGCGGTCACGCGCCTGCGCCGCCAACTGCCGGGGTGGACGCCGCGCAACTACGATTTCGCAGCGCTGGTCGTCGCCGGGTTCTCGGCGCAGGAGATCAGCGTGATGCTCGACATGACGCTGAACGGGGTCTACACGCTCAAATCGAAACTCAAACGCCGGATCGCCGAATCGGGGGCTGCGGACAGGGAGTTTTTCACCCGGTTTTTCGCATAGCAAGGGCGCCCGGCGCGCCGGCAAGAATCCGCGGGATCACACCCTCTGTAAATCAACATTTTACACACAAACAAGCAAGAATTATTCCGTACCGGCAAGCCGCATCGGGGCTTAACTTTGCAGGGAAACCAAATGAAAAAACCAAGCAAAGTTATGAGACGGACATTTCTTTTACTCGTATGCGCCCTGGCGCTTTTTTCCGTGAAACAGACCTGCGGGCAAATTGTGCGGGGAAGGGTGGTCGACCAGGAGCGGCAGCCCGTGGTCGGGGTCGCGGTAGTGATGCTCGACACCGACTCGACCTACCTCGCGGCCGCGGCATCGGATGCCGACGGGCGTTTCGCCATCGCATCGGAGGTACGCCCCTACCGGCTGCTGTTCCAGCACCTCGCCTATGAGATGCAAACGCTTATGTCGGAGCACGACGAAGCCGGCGAGGTCGTCCTGCATGAATATACGAATGCGCTCGACGCCGTGGTCGTAGAGGGCGAAAAACCCATCGTGCGGGTCGAAGAGGGGCGGCTGGCCTATGACCTGGAAGCCGTATCGAAAGGCAAGGCGGTGAACAATGCCTACTAAGCCCTCACCCAGCTGCCGGGCGTCAGCGAACAGGACGGCGGGCTGATGCTTGCCGGCGCCGGGGGTGTCACGGTGATCCTGAACGGGAAGCCCTCGACGATGAGCGCCGAGCAGTTGGCATCGCTGCTGCGCTCGACACCCGTCGAACGGATCGAGAAGGCCGAAGTGATGTACAGCACGCCGCCGCAGTACCATGTGCGCGGCGCGGCGATCAACCTCGTCCTGCGGCGCAGCCACGACTACTCGTTTTCGGGGGAAGTACACGCCAACTATACCAACCGGTTTTACAGCAACTGGGATGCCGGGGGCAACTTCGCCTTCTCCTCGCCCGAGTGGTCGGCCGACGTAACCTATTCGGCTGGGCAGGCCAAGACCAAACGGATCATCGACCTCTACTCGCGGCATACGCTCGCGGACGGAGAGCATGAAATCGCCCAGAGGCAGAATATCACCAGCAAAGGGACATGGCACCGGCTGAGGGCTGCCGCAGAATACGCCCCGCAGGGCAAAGGACGCCTGAGCATTGCCTATACGGGCGCATACACCCCGCATACGAGCGGCCTCGTACGTGCCGACGGCAACCTGGTCAACTCGGTCAGCTCGCCCGGGGGCGACAACACGATGCACAACGCTGCGCTGCGCTACACGTCGGCCTCCGGGCTCGACCTCTCGGCGGACTACACGCATTACAGCTCGTGGCAGCTGGCCGCCATGCGGAACAGGTACGCCGACGGCAGCCGGACAGCGTTCGACGTGGTTTCGGGGCAGTCCGTCGACCGGGTAAATGTCAGCGCCGACCAGTCGCACGACCTGGGCAATGGCTGGGGCATGACCTACGGCGGCATCTTCAGCTGGGCGGGCGACCACGACTACCAGCGTTACAGGCTCCACGAGGGCGACATCGCCACCGTCGATACCGATTCGCACCTCGACGAATACACGGGCAACCTCTACGCCGGGGTGAGCAGGCAGTTCGCCAAGGGGAGTTTCTCGCTGTCGCTGGCCGGGGAATACTACCGCGCGGGGGACTACGACAACTGGTCGCTCTACCCGCAGGCGACCCTGCTCCTGACACCCGCAGAGAAACATCTCGTACAGATTTCGCTCTCGTCGGACAAGACCTATCCCTCGTACTGGGAGATGCAGCAGTCGACCTCCTACATCGACGGCTATTCGGAGATCCGGGGCACGCCCGGACTGCGGCCGTCGAAAAGCTACAACGGCCAGGCAATGTACATGTATAAGCAGAAGTATATCTTCATGCTGTTCTGGAACGAGATGCCCGACTACTTCAACCAAACCGCCTGGCAGGCCCCGGATCGCCTGGCATTGGTCTACCAGACGCTCAACTGGAACACCAACCGCCAGTGGGGCGCCAACGTCATCGTACCGCTGCGCCTGGGCAAATGGCTCGATTCCCGGCTGACGCTGACCGGGATGCGGATGACCCAGCGCTGCGACGCCTTTCACGACCTGGCGTTCGACCGCTCCAAATGGCTGGGGGTGGTGCGCATGGACAACACGATCCGTCTGAGCCGCAAGCCCGACCTGACGCTCGACCTCTCGGGCTACTATCAGAGCGCGGCCATCCAGGGGACATACGACATCGACCCTTCGTGGAGCGTCAACGCAGGTGCCAAGTGGACGTTCGACAAGAGCCGGGCGAGCCTCTCGGTGCGCTGCAACGACATTTTCGAAAGTTCGCTCCCGTTCGCCAAAGTCCGTTACAAGGGACAGTACCTCGACATGGATTCCGGCACGTACACCCGTTCGGTGACGGTGCATTTCTCCTACCGTTTCGGCACATACAAGGAGAAGCGGCACAAGACGGTCGACACGTCGAGGTTCGGGCATTGACCCGTCCGCGGCCGGGAAGGGCCGTAAAGGTAACATGCAGGCGGAATTCGATACGCAGCCCCAGTGCGGAAAACGAAGCCCGCAGGCTGCAGGGGGGGGGCAATGCGAAGCGCCGCCATGTCGATCGGCACGGCGGCGCTTGCGCACCCACAGCACGGCCGCTACGGCTGCCGGCTCTGCTGCATCGCCTCGACGAGCCGCTCCAGCGACCGGAGTTCCCCGGGCGTGGGGCGGGGAGCGTCCATACTCACGATGCGGTGCTGCCGGTCGAGGAGGACATAACGGGGAATCGACTTGATTTCGAGGAACTTCACCATCGGGGAATCCCACTTTCCGGGACAGAGGTAGGAATTATCAGTCACACCGTACTTCCCGGCCGCATCCTGCCATGCCTCCCGATCCTCGTCGATCGAAATACAGAGGTAGCCGACGCCGGCCTCCGACAAATATTTCCTGGCAGCCTCGGATTGCTGTATATCGATGATGCAGCCGCCGCACCAGCTGGCCCAGAAATCGAGGTACAGGGGGCGGCCTTCATACTGCGCCAGCACGTCGGCCAATGTCATTTGCCGCTCCGAACCGAGCGCCTGCAGCATCGTCTGCCGCAGCGCCTCGTCCGGGAAGGGCATGTTCCGGTTACAGTAGAACTCCTTTGCCCGGGAGATGTAGTTCAGGTAGGCGGTATCGCGGATCGTGCGCCCGGCCCGGTCGATGGCCGCCAGCAACGCCTCTTCGTAATAGGGGAGCTGCTGTACGGCATAATACCCGACCATCAGGGCCGTCAGGTAGTCGCGCAGCTTGCGAGGGGCCTTGCGGATGCCGGCATACACCGCATCGAAATTCTTTTCCGGTTCGGGCACGGCGTGGCGTAT
This Alistipes onderdonkii DNA region includes the following protein-coding sequences:
- a CDS encoding carboxypeptidase-like regulatory domain-containing protein translates to MRRTFLLLVCALALFSVKQTCGQIVRGRVVDQERQPVVGVAVVMLDTDSTYLAAAASDADGRFAIASEVRPYRLLFQHLAYEMQTLMSEHDEAGEVVLHEYTNALDAVVVEGEKPIVRVEEGRLAYDLEAVSKGKAVNNAY
- a CDS encoding outer membrane beta-barrel family protein — its product is MLAGAGGVTVILNGKPSTMSAEQLASLLRSTPVERIEKAEVMYSTPPQYHVRGAAINLVLRRSHDYSFSGEVHANYTNRFYSNWDAGGNFAFSSPEWSADVTYSAGQAKTKRIIDLYSRHTLADGEHEIAQRQNITSKGTWHRLRAAAEYAPQGKGRLSIAYTGAYTPHTSGLVRADGNLVNSVSSPGGDNTMHNAALRYTSASGLDLSADYTHYSSWQLAAMRNRYADGSRTAFDVVSGQSVDRVNVSADQSHDLGNGWGMTYGGIFSWAGDHDYQRYRLHEGDIATVDTDSHLDEYTGNLYAGVSRQFAKGSFSLSLAGEYYRAGDYDNWSLYPQATLLLTPAEKHLVQISLSSDKTYPSYWEMQQSTSYIDGYSEIRGTPGLRPSKSYNGQAMYMYKQKYIFMLFWNEMPDYFNQTAWQAPDRLALVYQTLNWNTNRQWGANVIVPLRLGKWLDSRLTLTGMRMTQRCDAFHDLAFDRSKWLGVVRMDNTIRLSRKPDLTLDLSGYYQSAAIQGTYDIDPSWSVNAGAKWTFDKSRASLSVRCNDIFESSLPFAKVRYKGQYLDMDSGTYTRSVTVHFSYRFGTYKEKRHKTVDTSRFGH